Proteins encoded in a region of the Zonotrichia leucophrys gambelii isolate GWCS_2022_RI unplaced genomic scaffold, RI_Zleu_2.0 Scaffold_747_24363, whole genome shotgun sequence genome:
- the LOC135441955 gene encoding olfactory receptor 14A16-like translates to MSNSSSIRHFLLLALADTRQLQLLHFCLLLGISLAALLANGLIISAVACGHHLHTPMFFFLLNLALTDLGSICTTVPKAMHNSLWDTSTISYKGCAAQLFFFLFFISAEYFLLTVMCYDRYVSICKPLHYGTLLGSRTCAHMAAAAWASAFLNALLLTTNTFSLPLCHGNALGQFFCEIPQILKLSCSHSNLRKLGLIAVSACLVFGFFVFIVFSYVQIFRAVLRIPSEQGRHKAFSTCLPHLVVVSLFVSTGTFSYLKPPSMSSPSMDLALSVLYSVVPPALNPLIYSLRNQELKAAVRTFMTGKFQEH, encoded by the coding sequence atgtccaacagcagctccatcaggcacttcctcctgctggcattggcagacacgcggcagctgcagctcctgcacttctgcctcttgctgggcatctccctggctgccctcctggccaacggcctcatcatcagcgccgtagcctgcggccaccacctgcacacgcccatgttcttcttcctgcttaacctggccctcactgacctgggctccatctgcaccactgtccccaaagccatgcacaattccctctgggacaccagcacCATCTCCTAcaaaggatgtgctgctcagctctttttctttctcttcttcatctcagcagagtATTTCCTCCTGACcgtcatgtgctacgaccgctacgtgtccatctgcaaacccctgcactacgggaccctctTGGGCAGCAGaacttgtgcccacatggcagcagctgcctgggccagtgcctttctcaatgctctgctaCTCACaaccaatacattttccctgcccctgtgccatggcaatgccctggggcagttcttctgtgaaatcccccagatcctcaagctctcctgctcccactCAAACCTCAGGAAACTGGGGCTCATTGCAGTAAGTGCATGTTTggtatttggtttttttgtgttcattgttttctcctatgtgcagatcttcagggctgtgctgaggatcccctctgagcagggacggcacaaagcgttttccacctgcctccctcacctggtcGTGGTCTCGCTGTTTGTCAGCACCGGTACATTTTCCTACCTGAAAcctccctccatgtcctccccatccaTGGATCTtgccctgtcagttctgtactcagtggtgcctccagccctgaaccccctcatctacagcctgaggaaccaggagctcaaggctgcagtgcgGACATTTATGACGGGAAAAtttcaggaacattaa